The following are from one region of the Halomonas qaidamensis genome:
- a CDS encoding DUF3325 domain-containing protein — protein MMLLTILTLSALGFVLIALSDSRHRRRCGLKPAQQKPWFWAGSAILGWPLWLAMETWSTGLAITLWLGCLSISAGMVFLGLAMFERFRQQP, from the coding sequence ATGATGCTCCTCACGATTCTGACACTCAGCGCACTTGGCTTTGTGTTGATTGCGCTATCGGATAGCCGCCATCGACGCCGTTGTGGCCTTAAGCCTGCTCAACAAAAACCTTGGTTCTGGGCGGGCAGCGCGATACTTGGTTGGCCGCTTTGGTTGGCAATGGAAACCTGGAGCACAGGGCTGGCAATAACGCTATGGCTTGGTTGCCTAAGCATCTCGGCGGGAATGGTGTTTCTTGGTCTGGCGATGTTTGAGCGTTTCCGCCAGCAGCCGTAA
- a CDS encoding PepSY-associated TM helix domain-containing protein, whose translation MAQLHTWCGLLAAWLLFAVFLTGTLSYFKESISLWMQPELPSVAANAEWDNRRLADYWQHYLAEHASTARSWQITFPNERMSVSTAVWFGEDGREQLVLDPTTLSLVTPRETRGGDFFYRFHFQLHHLPAVYGRWIIGIATMMMFVAIISGVITHKKILRDFFTFRPQKGARSWLDAHNAFSVLTLPFQLMITYTGLITLMSLYMPWGVEHAFPDADARRQATSELHAFPLSDSATGQPAALHALSELVGDAESHWHKPVQSLRVSHPGDAGARVVVWQSAYEALSAHRPQRIYEASSGALLAATQSQRVDEQAHGVMVGLHAGRFADWGMRWIYFALGAAGCGMVATGLLLWTSKRKHKKGSVVGIWCVERLNIATLAGMPIAVLVFLASNRLLPVALSGRAQWEIHFFFAAWLLALLHAVFRRSASQAWWEQLTLTVIMLLCLPILNLLVPSYSVLGDLAEGDWQRVSVDLMCLVSALIIVWQMRRAAKKASTRVQTIQVAS comes from the coding sequence ATGGCTCAGCTGCACACATGGTGCGGCTTGTTAGCTGCTTGGCTGCTGTTTGCCGTTTTTCTGACGGGAACACTGAGTTACTTCAAAGAGAGTATCTCGTTATGGATGCAGCCCGAGCTACCGAGTGTCGCCGCGAACGCTGAGTGGGATAACCGACGTCTGGCTGATTACTGGCAGCACTATCTTGCTGAACACGCTTCAACAGCGAGAAGCTGGCAGATTACCTTTCCTAATGAGCGCATGTCGGTCTCGACAGCCGTTTGGTTTGGGGAGGATGGGAGAGAGCAGTTGGTGCTTGACCCAACCACTTTGTCGTTGGTAACCCCGCGTGAAACGCGTGGGGGTGATTTTTTCTACCGATTCCATTTTCAATTGCATCACCTCCCCGCCGTTTATGGCCGCTGGATCATTGGTATCGCCACCATGATGATGTTCGTGGCAATCATTAGCGGCGTGATAACCCATAAAAAAATTCTGCGGGATTTTTTTACTTTCCGACCCCAGAAGGGCGCCCGTAGCTGGCTAGATGCTCACAATGCATTTTCTGTGTTAACGCTGCCTTTTCAGCTAATGATTACCTATACCGGCTTGATAACGCTCATGTCGCTCTATATGCCTTGGGGAGTAGAACACGCGTTTCCCGATGCTGACGCGCGTCGCCAAGCGACCAGTGAACTGCATGCCTTTCCCCTCTCTGACTCAGCCACGGGGCAGCCTGCAGCGTTACATGCTCTAAGTGAACTGGTCGGTGATGCTGAATCGCATTGGCACAAGCCGGTGCAGTCCCTGAGGGTCAGCCACCCTGGCGATGCGGGCGCACGTGTCGTAGTTTGGCAGAGTGCTTACGAGGCGTTATCCGCACACCGCCCACAACGTATCTATGAAGCAAGTTCGGGCGCGTTGTTAGCAGCAACGCAGTCGCAACGTGTTGATGAACAAGCACACGGCGTCATGGTGGGGTTACATGCAGGACGTTTTGCCGACTGGGGTATGCGCTGGATCTATTTTGCGTTGGGCGCTGCTGGGTGTGGCATGGTGGCAACCGGGCTATTGCTATGGACGTCAAAGCGTAAGCACAAGAAGGGCAGTGTGGTGGGGATCTGGTGTGTCGAGCGGCTTAATATAGCCACGCTGGCCGGCATGCCGATTGCCGTGTTGGTCTTTTTAGCCAGCAACCGACTTTTACCGGTGGCGCTTAGTGGGCGTGCCCAATGGGAAATCCATTTTTTCTTTGCCGCCTGGCTGCTCGCGTTGCTACACGCTGTCTTCAGGCGCTCGGCCTCGCAGGCATGGTGGGAGCAGTTAACACTGACCGTTATCATGTTGCTTTGCTTGCCAATACTGAATCTCTTGGTTCCTTCCTATAGTGTTCTAGGTGATCTTGCCGAAGGTGATTGGCAGCGTGTTAGCGTTGACCTGATGTGTTTGGTCAGCGCGCTGATCATAGTATGGCAAATGAGACGAGCCGCTAAAAAAGCGAGCACCCGTGTACAGACTATTCAGGTGGCGTCATGA
- a CDS encoding urease accessory protein UreD — protein sequence MMLCELATPAAGSGHRFDEERLWAASLALRFANRNGITRLVQARHQGPLRVQRPFYPEGSTEACHVYVLHPPGGLVSGDALTIRAHIERDAHALLTTPAANKLYKADSQGVAWNQDTELNVEDGGILEWLPQETIAFDGSKGTQRTHIALHGSARCLGWEIMALGRPASELPYVTGRIEQHFRLTLDGKPLWLERQPLDPAHPRFNGRWGQGGATVQATLWAVGLEDAGAAIDELRDALPDNPRWAVTVRQGVLLLRYLGNSRNEAWALCEQAWHLLRPRWISRAAHTPRIWLT from the coding sequence ATGATGCTGTGTGAACTCGCGACACCTGCTGCTGGCTCAGGTCACCGCTTTGACGAAGAGCGCCTCTGGGCGGCATCGCTGGCGCTGCGTTTTGCTAACCGCAATGGCATCACTCGGTTGGTGCAGGCGCGCCACCAAGGGCCACTGAGAGTGCAACGCCCGTTTTACCCCGAAGGCAGCACAGAGGCCTGCCATGTCTATGTGCTGCACCCGCCTGGTGGCTTGGTCAGTGGTGACGCACTGACGATCCGTGCCCATATCGAGCGTGACGCACATGCGCTGCTCACCACGCCTGCAGCCAACAAACTATATAAAGCTGATAGCCAAGGCGTCGCCTGGAACCAAGATACCGAACTGAACGTGGAAGATGGCGGCATCCTTGAGTGGCTTCCTCAAGAAACGATCGCCTTTGATGGCTCCAAAGGTACTCAGCGAACGCACATTGCGTTGCATGGCAGCGCCCGCTGCCTGGGCTGGGAGATCATGGCGTTGGGCCGCCCCGCCAGTGAACTTCCCTATGTAACCGGCCGTATTGAACAGCACTTTCGTTTAACCCTGGACGGCAAACCGCTGTGGCTTGAACGCCAGCCCTTAGACCCTGCTCATCCGCGTTTTAACGGGCGCTGGGGGCAGGGGGGCGCCACGGTGCAAGCCACGCTGTGGGCAGTTGGCTTAGAAGATGCCGGTGCCGCAATTGACGAACTACGCGACGCGCTGCCGGACAACCCGCGTTGGGCGGTCACCGTTCGCCAGGGCGTACTGTTATTACGTTACCTAGGAAACTCCCGGAATGAAGCTTGGGCGCTGTGTGAACAGGCTTGGCACTTATTACGCCCGCGCTGGATCTCACGTGCCGCCCACACGCCGCGCATTTGGTTAACCTAA
- a CDS encoding diguanylate cyclase, translating to MRYKDKHQLAAEWQVLLERTPLVLRQAVETLVEYHCDRFADHFYGVMLEDPHASLFLSNDQVRERLNPSMRRWLKAMFAVEHVDFNALVEQQEKVGQVHARVDIPVNLVLNGARQLKQAFYQHINATVTAPLSPGVACVYVSDHIDMAMEIMSHAYSVANDRNARTEEAYKLFSLTQNIGDERERQRSALLNWENALMFAVAAQQETAMLPKLSKSEFGLWYFHKACHAFEGSPEIATISRHIRQVDHEWLAALDQNDMGQRLTALSDIRDATRTILMLLDDVLERASGLEAGRDSLTRLLNRKFLSVVLGREIEIARHSEKRFALLMVDIDHFKSINDTHGHDAGDNVLQQVASILDRSTRGGDYVFRMGGEEFLIVLVDTDQDGSRLFAERLRRAVAKEPMLATADTLLNVTVSVGVTLHDGHPDYQRAIQRADQALYQAKRGGRDRVVVKNA from the coding sequence ATGCGCTATAAAGATAAACATCAGCTCGCTGCCGAATGGCAAGTGCTTTTAGAGCGCACGCCACTAGTGTTGCGCCAAGCAGTGGAAACCTTGGTAGAGTACCACTGCGACCGCTTTGCGGACCATTTCTATGGGGTAATGTTAGAAGACCCTCACGCGTCGCTTTTTCTCTCCAATGACCAAGTAAGGGAGCGTTTAAATCCCTCCATGCGGCGTTGGCTGAAGGCCATGTTTGCCGTTGAGCATGTCGACTTTAATGCCTTGGTAGAACAACAGGAGAAAGTGGGGCAAGTGCATGCCCGCGTTGATATTCCCGTTAACCTAGTGCTGAACGGAGCAAGGCAGCTAAAGCAGGCGTTTTACCAACATATTAATGCCACGGTTACCGCGCCACTGTCGCCAGGGGTAGCCTGTGTCTACGTCTCGGATCATATCGATATGGCCATGGAAATCATGAGCCACGCCTACTCCGTCGCCAATGATCGCAATGCGCGCACCGAAGAAGCGTACAAGCTGTTTTCCCTTACCCAGAATATTGGAGACGAACGCGAGCGTCAGCGCTCGGCGTTATTAAACTGGGAAAATGCGCTGATGTTTGCTGTTGCCGCGCAACAGGAAACCGCAATGCTACCCAAGCTTTCCAAGTCAGAGTTTGGTCTGTGGTATTTTCACAAAGCCTGCCATGCCTTTGAAGGCTCGCCAGAAATCGCCACGATTTCGCGCCATATTCGCCAAGTAGATCATGAGTGGCTGGCTGCACTTGATCAGAATGACATGGGCCAACGGCTCACAGCCCTAAGTGATATTCGCGATGCAACACGCACTATTCTTATGCTGCTAGACGACGTGCTAGAGCGCGCTTCAGGGCTAGAAGCAGGACGCGACAGCCTGACGCGACTGTTGAATCGTAAGTTTCTTTCAGTGGTGCTGGGACGGGAAATTGAAATTGCCCGCCATTCGGAAAAACGCTTTGCCCTGCTGATGGTAGATATTGACCACTTTAAGTCGATTAACGATACCCATGGCCATGACGCCGGCGACAATGTATTGCAGCAGGTAGCGAGTATTCTCGATCGTTCTACTCGTGGCGGTGATTATGTTTTTCGTATGGGCGGCGAAGAGTTTTTGATTGTATTGGTGGATACCGACCAGGATGGCAGCCGACTATTTGCCGAGCGTCTACGACGGGCAGTCGCTAAAGAACCTATGCTAGCCACCGCCGATACGCTGCTTAATGTGACCGTCAGCGTTGGCGTAACACTCCACGATGGCCACCCTGATTATCAGCGAGCTATTCAGCGCGCTGACCAAGCGCTTTACCAAGCAAAGCGCGGTGGACGTGATCGGGTAGTGGTTAAAAACGCGTAG
- the urtE gene encoding urea ABC transporter ATP-binding subunit UrtE, which produces MLAIEKLNQFYGESHTLWDLDLDVPAGQCTCVMGRNGVGKTTLMKAIMGEVAVKSGQLRYQGEGSDIELTKKAIEARSRLGIGFVPQGRQIFPLLTVEENLRTGLAARSDGLKKIPERIYELFPVLKEMKHRRGGDLSGGQQQQLAIGRALVIEPKLLILDEPGEGIQPNIVAQIGQVIRQLIKEDGLTVLLVEQKLPFARKYADRFVIMDRGRPVAKGDISELSNELIKQHLTV; this is translated from the coding sequence ATGCTGGCAATTGAAAAGCTCAACCAGTTTTACGGGGAAAGCCACACCTTGTGGGATTTAGACCTCGATGTGCCTGCCGGCCAGTGTACCTGTGTGATGGGCCGCAACGGGGTGGGTAAGACCACCTTGATGAAAGCTATTATGGGTGAAGTAGCCGTAAAAAGCGGTCAACTACGCTATCAGGGAGAGGGCAGCGACATTGAGCTGACCAAAAAAGCCATTGAAGCTCGCTCCCGCCTGGGAATTGGTTTTGTGCCTCAGGGGCGGCAGATTTTTCCGCTGCTCACGGTGGAAGAGAATTTACGCACCGGCCTTGCAGCGCGCAGTGATGGGCTAAAAAAAATCCCTGAGCGTATCTATGAACTGTTTCCTGTTCTAAAAGAGATGAAGCATCGCCGTGGTGGTGACTTATCAGGCGGGCAACAGCAGCAGCTAGCCATTGGTCGTGCGCTGGTCATCGAGCCCAAGCTGCTGATTTTAGATGAGCCAGGGGAAGGTATTCAGCCTAATATTGTGGCGCAAATCGGTCAGGTCATTCGCCAACTGATCAAGGAAGATGGTTTAACGGTACTTTTGGTGGAGCAGAAGCTGCCTTTTGCCCGCAAATATGCCGACCGCTTTGTGATTATGGATCGCGGCCGACCAGTTGCTAAAGGCGATATCTCAGAGCTTTCCAACGAACTGATAAAGCAGCATTTGACCGTTTAA
- the urtD gene encoding urea ABC transporter ATP-binding protein UrtD: MSLLQSLTTRDRVFDFMAPQASPVDVRHGPILYMEDVSVSFDGFKAINNLNLTIDDGELRCIIGPNGAGKTTMMDIITGKTRPNEGSVWFGSRHNLLQMSEPDIASLGIGRKFQKPTVFEALSVFENLELAMAADKRIFPTLTARMTGEIKDRINEVLETIGLTELRYQPAGILSHGQKQWLEIGMLLMQRPRLLLVDEPVAGMTEQEMERTAELLTGLAGKQSVVVVEHDMGFVRSIARKVTVLHQGSVLAEGSMDQVSSDPNVVEVYLGADDEEVA, translated from the coding sequence ATGAGCTTGCTGCAATCGCTAACCACGCGGGATCGGGTGTTTGATTTTATGGCCCCTCAGGCCTCACCGGTAGATGTGCGTCATGGCCCGATTCTGTATATGGAAGATGTCTCGGTGAGCTTCGATGGCTTCAAGGCAATCAACAACTTAAACCTGACCATTGATGATGGTGAACTGCGTTGCATTATCGGCCCTAACGGGGCCGGTAAAACGACCATGATGGATATCATTACTGGTAAAACACGCCCCAACGAAGGCAGCGTGTGGTTTGGTAGCCGTCATAATCTACTGCAAATGAGTGAACCGGATATCGCCAGCTTGGGGATTGGTCGTAAGTTCCAAAAGCCCACGGTATTTGAAGCGCTGAGCGTGTTTGAAAACCTGGAGTTGGCGATGGCCGCTGACAAGCGTATTTTCCCCACGCTAACTGCTCGCATGACTGGTGAAATTAAAGACCGTATCAATGAGGTACTTGAAACGATTGGCCTGACCGAGCTGCGCTACCAGCCAGCAGGGATTCTTTCCCACGGCCAAAAGCAGTGGCTGGAAATTGGCATGCTGTTAATGCAGCGCCCGCGTCTGCTGCTGGTAGATGAACCCGTAGCCGGGATGACGGAACAGGAGATGGAGCGTACCGCAGAGCTGTTGACGGGCCTTGCGGGTAAGCAGTCGGTGGTCGTGGTAGAGCATGATATGGGCTTTGTACGTTCTATTGCCCGTAAAGTGACCGTGTTGCACCAAGGCAGCGTACTGGCAGAGGGCAGTATGGATCAGGTTTCAAGCGACCCCAACGTGGTTGAGGTGTATTTGGGTGCGGACGACGAGGAGGTTGCCTGA
- the urtC gene encoding urea ABC transporter permease subunit UrtC, translating to MMTQSSSSQFWLTRPFSERATQIFLGVLFAALLIVTVLHLAVPQGHSLHVNAYTVNLFGKYLSYALLAVAVDLVWGYLGILSLGHGAFFAIGGYAMGMYLMRQIGDRGTYGDPVLPDFMVFLSWESLPWYWLGFDMAWFAFAMVLLAPGLLALVFGFLAFRSRVTGVYLSIITQALTFALMLAFFRNEMGFGGNNGLTDFRELLGFNLRSNDTRLGLFIATGVALALGYILCRAIVTSKLGRVCVATRDAEARTRFIGYRVERFQLFVFVVSAMLAGLAGALYVPQVGIINPSEFSPIFSIEIVLWVALGGRATLYGAVIGAILVNYAKTIFTGVMPDAWLFALGALFVLVTVFLPKGVAGLLLHLKRRKKSETLPKEATA from the coding sequence ATGATGACGCAATCATCTTCAAGCCAGTTTTGGCTAACTCGCCCGTTTAGTGAGCGAGCCACGCAGATCTTTCTTGGCGTGCTGTTTGCCGCCCTGTTGATCGTGACAGTACTGCATCTCGCAGTACCTCAAGGTCACTCGCTACATGTCAATGCTTACACCGTGAACCTGTTCGGCAAGTACTTAAGCTATGCGCTACTGGCAGTGGCGGTGGATTTGGTATGGGGCTATTTAGGCATTCTGAGCCTGGGTCACGGGGCGTTTTTTGCCATTGGCGGTTATGCCATGGGCATGTACCTGATGCGCCAGATCGGTGACCGCGGTACATATGGCGACCCGGTACTACCGGATTTTATGGTGTTTCTCAGCTGGGAAAGCCTGCCCTGGTACTGGCTCGGCTTTGATATGGCCTGGTTTGCGTTTGCTATGGTGCTGTTAGCCCCTGGGTTATTGGCCTTGGTATTCGGCTTTTTGGCCTTTCGATCGCGGGTCACTGGGGTGTATCTATCGATTATTACCCAGGCGCTGACCTTTGCCCTGATGCTGGCGTTCTTCCGCAATGAGATGGGCTTTGGTGGCAACAACGGTTTAACCGATTTTCGCGAGCTGCTGGGCTTCAACCTCCGCAGCAACGACACTCGCTTAGGTCTATTTATTGCCACCGGCGTTGCATTGGCACTGGGTTATATCCTGTGCCGAGCGATTGTTACCAGTAAATTAGGCCGGGTGTGTGTGGCAACCCGTGACGCCGAAGCCCGCACGCGGTTTATTGGCTATCGGGTCGAACGCTTCCAGCTATTTGTATTCGTAGTTTCCGCCATGCTGGCAGGCTTGGCTGGCGCGCTTTATGTTCCTCAGGTAGGGATTATCAACCCCAGTGAGTTCTCGCCGATTTTCTCGATTGAAATTGTGCTGTGGGTGGCACTGGGTGGCCGTGCCACGCTTTATGGGGCGGTTATCGGTGCGATCTTAGTCAACTATGCCAAAACGATTTTTACGGGTGTAATGCCTGATGCGTGGCTGTTTGCCCTAGGCGCGCTGTTTGTCTTGGTCACCGTGTTTCTACCTAAAGGCGTGGCGGGGTTGTTGCTGCACCTAAAACGCCGCAAAAAATCCGAGACCTTGCCGAAGGAGGCTACCGCATGA
- the urtB gene encoding urea ABC transporter permease subunit UrtB, giving the protein MRRFLSFRLLCLLLLSITVTAQAQTSAAVDADDAAALELLEALDVRSFPAKGEAITAIVQSDDERARDWLQALLDGRLQRTDDGRFVVVLDNRGRDWPVADALTNEPLGEMSRRDLDRIGINNNLRNQLRSAIAVVDLYSPDVERRRTSADRLLGEVDGELAEALAPLIAEADDEYVRTRLTQAVAIYRTEQGEMAGIDALTGSLHPRARVALSRAANSDDPVIANAAAGALAGIEQQLKINRGLETLYFGLSLGSVLVLAAIGLAITFGVMGVINMAHGELIMLGAYTTWMMQQLLPGQPGLALILSIPAGFLVAALVGIAIERGVIQFLKGRPLETLLATFGISLILQQLVRTVISPLNRTVITPEWMSGSLVINDALSLTLNRMFVLGFALVVFAALMLIMRRTRLGLEVRAVTQNRAMARSMGIRATRVDIMTFALGSGVAGLAGVALSQLTNVGPNLGQNYIIDSFMVVVFGGVGNLWGTLVAGLSLGIINQVLEPWAGAVLAKIIVLVFIILFIQKRPRGLFPQKGRAAEG; this is encoded by the coding sequence ATGAGGCGTTTCCTTTCCTTCAGGTTGCTGTGCCTGCTGTTGTTAAGCATCACAGTCACCGCCCAGGCACAAACAAGCGCTGCTGTTGATGCTGACGATGCCGCTGCGCTTGAGTTACTTGAAGCGCTGGATGTACGTTCCTTTCCTGCAAAGGGTGAGGCGATTACCGCAATTGTACAAAGCGACGACGAACGCGCTCGTGACTGGCTGCAGGCGTTGCTAGATGGCCGCTTACAGCGCACTGACGACGGTCGTTTTGTTGTGGTGCTCGATAACCGTGGCCGCGACTGGCCGGTGGCCGATGCGTTGACTAACGAGCCGCTTGGCGAGATGTCTCGTCGCGATCTGGATCGTATCGGAATTAATAACAATTTGCGCAACCAGCTACGCAGCGCTATTGCCGTTGTTGATCTGTATTCACCCGATGTAGAGCGCCGCCGCACTTCCGCTGACCGCTTACTTGGTGAAGTAGACGGCGAACTGGCCGAAGCGCTAGCGCCATTGATTGCTGAAGCCGATGATGAGTACGTGCGTACTCGCTTAACTCAAGCAGTGGCAATTTATCGTACCGAACAGGGAGAGATGGCCGGTATAGACGCGCTTACGGGTAGCCTTCACCCACGCGCCCGCGTGGCGCTAAGTCGCGCAGCGAATAGTGACGATCCGGTGATAGCCAACGCCGCCGCTGGGGCGTTGGCAGGTATCGAACAGCAGCTGAAAATTAATCGTGGTCTGGAAACGCTCTATTTCGGTCTTTCGCTTGGCTCGGTACTGGTGTTAGCAGCGATTGGCCTGGCCATTACCTTTGGTGTGATGGGGGTCATTAATATGGCCCACGGCGAGCTGATCATGCTGGGCGCTTATACCACTTGGATGATGCAGCAACTGTTGCCCGGCCAGCCTGGATTGGCGCTAATTCTATCGATTCCTGCAGGCTTTTTAGTGGCCGCGCTTGTGGGCATTGCCATTGAGCGGGGTGTCATTCAATTCCTGAAGGGGCGCCCGTTGGAAACGTTGCTGGCGACGTTCGGTATTAGCCTGATTTTACAGCAGCTGGTGCGAACGGTGATTTCACCGCTAAACCGTACGGTCATAACGCCAGAGTGGATGAGCGGCTCCTTAGTGATTAACGATGCACTGTCGCTGACCCTTAACCGTATGTTTGTACTCGGGTTTGCACTGGTGGTGTTTGCCGCGCTGATGTTGATTATGCGCCGCACGCGCCTAGGGCTTGAAGTGCGCGCGGTGACCCAAAATCGTGCCATGGCACGCTCTATGGGTATCCGTGCCACCCGGGTCGATATTATGACCTTCGCGTTAGGGTCTGGCGTCGCAGGCTTGGCTGGCGTTGCGTTATCACAGCTGACCAATGTTGGCCCCAACCTGGGCCAGAACTACATTATTGATTCCTTCATGGTCGTCGTTTTCGGTGGCGTGGGTAATCTTTGGGGCACCTTGGTGGCTGGGCTTTCCCTGGGCATTATTAACCAAGTGCTGGAGCCCTGGGCAGGTGCGGTGCTGGCCAAGATTATTGTCCTGGTGTTCATCATTCTGTTTATTCAAAAACGCCCGCGTGGACTCTTCCCGCAGAAGGGCCGGGCTGCGGAGGGCTAA
- the urtA gene encoding urea ABC transporter substrate-binding protein encodes MTTLQRKTHPRIVGRFATALIAAAVMGASAQAIAQDDDPIKVGILHSLSGTMAISESALKDTVEMLIEQQNEAGGLLGRQLEAVVVDPASNWPLFAERARELLAQEEVDVIFGNWTSVSRKAVLPVVEELNGLLFYPVQYEGEESSENVFYTGAAPNQQAIPAVEYLINQVGIERFALIGTDYVYPRTTNRILEAFLKDEHGVSEEDIMVNYTPFGHSDWQNIVAELRRFGEEGKPTAVISTINGDANVPFYRELANQGIDAADIPVIAFSVGEQELSGIDTAPLVGHLAAWNYFMSVDTDANYDFIDAWIEYTGDEEAVTNDPMEAHYIGFNMWAEAVRKAGTTDVDAVKDAIIGVTVPNLSGGYAAMMPNHHITKPVLIGEVQDNGQFDIVWQTPSTVAGDAWSDYLPGSRDLIADWRKPMECGNFNVVNGSCGGSTAAEEAEAALAE; translated from the coding sequence GTGACCACATTGCAGCGCAAGACACACCCTCGTATCGTTGGCCGTTTCGCCACTGCCTTAATTGCCGCCGCTGTTATGGGTGCCAGTGCCCAGGCTATCGCTCAAGATGACGATCCGATCAAGGTCGGTATTCTCCACTCGCTTTCAGGCACCATGGCGATTAGTGAGTCAGCTCTGAAAGATACCGTTGAAATGCTCATTGAGCAGCAGAATGAAGCGGGTGGCCTCCTTGGACGCCAGCTTGAAGCGGTTGTTGTTGATCCAGCCTCTAACTGGCCGCTATTTGCTGAACGCGCTAGAGAGCTTCTAGCGCAAGAAGAGGTCGACGTCATCTTTGGTAACTGGACCTCCGTTTCCCGTAAGGCGGTACTGCCGGTAGTGGAAGAACTTAACGGCCTGCTGTTCTACCCGGTGCAGTATGAAGGTGAAGAGTCCTCTGAAAACGTCTTCTATACCGGTGCTGCGCCAAACCAACAGGCTATTCCTGCGGTGGAATACCTGATCAATCAAGTGGGCATTGAACGTTTTGCGCTGATAGGTACCGACTACGTTTATCCACGTACCACCAACCGTATTTTAGAAGCGTTCTTGAAAGATGAGCATGGTGTGTCTGAAGAAGACATCATGGTCAACTACACGCCGTTTGGCCACTCCGATTGGCAGAACATCGTGGCGGAACTGCGCCGCTTCGGTGAAGAGGGCAAACCAACAGCGGTGATCTCAACCATTAACGGTGATGCCAACGTTCCGTTCTATCGCGAACTTGCCAACCAAGGCATTGATGCCGCTGATATTCCGGTCATTGCCTTCTCGGTGGGTGAGCAGGAGCTTTCCGGTATCGATACGGCCCCGCTGGTCGGCCACTTAGCGGCGTGGAACTACTTTATGAGTGTGGATACCGACGCTAACTATGACTTTATCGACGCATGGATTGAATACACCGGCGACGAAGAAGCGGTCACCAATGACCCCATGGAAGCGCACTACATTGGTTTCAACATGTGGGCCGAAGCGGTGCGTAAAGCAGGAACTACCGACGTGGATGCGGTGAAAGATGCGATTATCGGCGTCACCGTACCTAACCTGTCCGGCGGCTATGCGGCGATGATGCCCAACCATCACATCACCAAGCCAGTACTGATTGGTGAAGTTCAAGACAACGGCCAGTTCGATATCGTCTGGCAAACGCCTTCTACGGTGGCGGGCGATGCGTGGTCTGACTACTTACCTGGCTCTCGTGATTTGATTGCCGATTGGCGCAAGCCCATGGAGTGCGGCAACTTCAACGTGGTGAACGGCTCGTGTGGTGGTAGCACCGCAGCAGAAGAAGCCGAAGCGGCCCTCGCTGAGTAA